From Thermoplasmata archaeon, a single genomic window includes:
- a CDS encoding DUF2085 domain-containing protein: protein MDIQVKKLFDFKPSLNFSIALFSLSILFTVFAFLLVITPYMLPPNSLDLGEGGRVNIIDFQNETEKMPHLAKEIYEFGDIMCHQHASRSYFLNGNQMPFCARCTGIFFGLGIATILLSFVNLDIKLWLIFLLLVPMGVDGVAQDFLTFLHYESTNPIRVFTGVLGGIALALAIAFIVRSIGEIRKMEQELKKARR, encoded by the coding sequence ATGGATATCCAGGTAAAAAAACTTTTTGATTTTAAACCTTCTTTGAACTTCTCAATTGCGCTTTTTTCCCTCAGCATCCTATTTACCGTTTTTGCATTTCTTCTAGTAATCACTCCCTACATGCTTCCACCCAACTCACTGGATTTAGGTGAGGGAGGCAGGGTGAACATAATTGACTTTCAAAACGAAACCGAAAAGATGCCGCACTTGGCTAAAGAAATTTATGAATTTGGGGATATAATGTGCCATCAGCATGCCTCTCGTTCTTACTTTCTAAATGGAAACCAGATGCCTTTCTGTGCAAGATGTACTGGCATTTTCTTCGGCCTTGGAATTGCTACTATATTACTCAGCTTTGTCAATTTAGATATTAAACTCTGGCTCATTTTCCTGCTTCTGGTGCCAATGGGTGTTGATGGTGTTGCCCAGGACTTTCTCACATTTTTACATTACGAAAGCACAAACCCTATTAGAGTATTCACAGGTGTGCTTGGAGGCATCGCACTTGCCCTCGCAATTGCATTCATTGTTCGCTCAATCGGAGAAATCCGTAAGATGGAGCAGGAGTTGAAGAAGGCGAGAAGATGA
- the queC gene encoding 7-cyano-7-deazaguanine synthase QueC — MKAVVLVSGGLDSATVLGIAKSKGYEIHAISFVYGQRHKRELACAKKLCKFFEVKEHKIIKLNLDTIGGSALTDKSIDVPLATHKIGKDIPPTYVPARNLIFLSIAGAYAEVIDADAIFIGANQVDFSGYPDCREEFLNAFEETLAKGTKVGVSGKRIKVLAPLLHMTKGEIIKKGIQLGVPYEFTWTCYKGGKLACGKCEACILRLKGFRDAGYEDPLKYEKKPKM; from the coding sequence ATGAAAGCAGTTGTTCTTGTCTCTGGTGGCTTAGATTCTGCTACAGTGCTCGGAATCGCAAAATCAAAGGGCTATGAAATTCATGCAATTTCCTTTGTCTATGGACAACGACACAAGAGGGAACTGGCATGTGCAAAAAAGCTCTGCAAATTCTTTGAGGTAAAGGAACATAAGATAATAAAACTCAACCTTGATACGATTGGGGGCTCGGCGCTCACAGATAAGTCGATTGATGTCCCGCTAGCAACTCACAAAATCGGAAAGGATATTCCGCCAACTTATGTGCCTGCTAGAAACCTCATTTTTCTCAGTATTGCGGGCGCATATGCAGAAGTAATTGATGCAGACGCAATTTTCATCGGTGCAAACCAGGTTGACTTTAGTGGTTATCCTGACTGCAGGGAAGAGTTCTTGAATGCATTTGAAGAGACGCTAGCAAAAGGAACTAAAGTGGGTGTTTCAGGCAAAAGAATAAAGGTGTTAGCACCGTTACTCCACATGACAAAGGGAGAAATAATAAAGAAGGGAATACAACTAGGCGTTCCTTACGAATTCACATGGACTTGTTACAAAGGTGGGAAGCTTGCCTGCGGAAAATGCGAGGCATGCATCCTCCGCTTGAAAGGATTTAGGGATGCTGGCTATGAAGACCCTCTCAAATACGAAAAAAAGCCGAAGATGTGA
- a CDS encoding KEOPS complex subunit Pcc1, with translation MVKNSEKLTCSLTISVELDKKIARCVMDAIKVEIAEDGETDARTNLSMEYLDNCLHLIINAQDLSSLRASLNSYIRWLNLAIESAQLSNRQFPSDGEDDTGKDKN, from the coding sequence ATGGTGAAGAATTCTGAGAAGTTAACATGCTCTCTCACGATTTCTGTGGAACTGGATAAAAAAATTGCTAGGTGTGTGATGGACGCAATTAAGGTTGAAATTGCAGAAGATGGGGAAACAGATGCTAGAACAAATTTGAGTATGGAATACCTAGATAATTGCCTCCACCTTATCATCAATGCTCAAGACCTGAGCAGTTTGAGGGCCTCTCTGAACTCCTATATCCGATGGCTCAACCTTGCAATTGAAAGTGCCCAACTTTCAAACAGACAGTTTCCTTCTGATGGAGAAGACGATACAGGCAAGGACAAAAATTAG
- a CDS encoding TIGR00269 family protein, with protein sequence MKTLSNTKKSRRCDFCSKEAIEFVRYSGAHLCREHFNEFFEKRVKREIATQIYIEKKAVIGIGLSGGKDSSVCLYMLHKIFSRHRDVRIVAITVDEGIEGYRSETIKAAKKLCKMLGVEHHFISFRQLFQRTLDETVADNRTRACTYCGVMRRKALNLASKSLGCTVLATGLNLDDTVQSILMNFTRGDVEKLARMAPHVHVQPGLVPRILPLRSIPEREVYLFAMLNAIPFSHAVCPYAEFALRNQYRALIERLDKENPSVKFGILKSYDEVIPLIRERYKQKQLKVCKICGEPSINEVCKSCNLLEGKPK encoded by the coding sequence ATGAAGACCCTCTCAAATACGAAAAAAAGCCGAAGATGTGATTTTTGCAGTAAAGAGGCAATAGAATTCGTTAGATACAGCGGTGCTCATCTATGCCGTGAACATTTCAATGAATTTTTCGAGAAGAGAGTGAAACGGGAAATTGCCACCCAAATATACATCGAAAAAAAAGCGGTTATAGGAATTGGTCTATCTGGCGGAAAGGATTCATCTGTCTGTCTCTACATGCTTCATAAAATTTTTTCTAGGCACAGAGATGTACGAATTGTAGCAATAACTGTGGATGAGGGAATTGAGGGTTATAGAAGTGAGACAATTAAAGCAGCAAAAAAGCTCTGCAAAATGCTTGGTGTAGAGCATCACTTTATCTCATTTAGGCAACTTTTTCAGAGGACACTTGATGAGACCGTTGCAGATAATCGAACACGGGCTTGCACATACTGCGGGGTTATGCGAAGAAAGGCACTAAATCTGGCAAGCAAATCCCTTGGCTGTACAGTTCTTGCTACTGGCTTAAATCTAGATGATACTGTACAATCAATTCTGATGAATTTTACAAGAGGAGATGTGGAGAAACTTGCACGGATGGCACCGCATGTTCATGTACAGCCTGGGCTTGTACCTCGAATTTTACCGTTGAGGAGCATACCAGAAAGAGAAGTATATCTCTTTGCAATGCTAAATGCTATTCCATTTTCGCATGCTGTCTGCCCTTATGCAGAATTTGCATTGCGGAACCAATATAGGGCTCTGATAGAGAGGCTAGATAAAGAAAACCCGAGTGTAAAATTCGGAATTTTAAAAAGTTATGATGAAGTTATCCCCCTAATCCGAGAGAGATACAAACAAAAGCAACTTAAGGTGTGTAAAATCTGTGGCGAACCATCTATAAATGAAGTGTGCAAGAGCTGCAATTTATTAGAAGGAAAACCAAAATAA